The Opitutaceae bacterium genome has a window encoding:
- a CDS encoding TIM barrel protein, with amino-acid sequence MNLGFTSYAFAWAIGIPGFEQPRTPMDLFAFLRRCASLKARVAQVADNLLPHPNTIDAGWAREVGREAASLGLSLEIGARGLTPATLDSFLKLMPEFGSKMLRFVIDGPGHHPSLDVVKEWIRHEEPRLQAGDLTLAIENHDRFRARELASFLDQVDSPRVGLCLDTANSLGAGEGIDTVLEHLARHTINLHLKDVQIARFPHMLGFTVKGCPAGLGVVDFGQVFETVDSTGRCSSALVELWPEPGPDTHETVMREARWADQSLTFFRTHHTKYLT; translated from the coding sequence ATGAACCTTGGCTTCACCTCCTATGCCTTCGCGTGGGCCATCGGTATCCCCGGCTTTGAGCAACCTCGGACGCCGATGGACCTCTTCGCCTTCCTGAGGAGGTGCGCCTCGCTCAAGGCCAGGGTCGCCCAAGTGGCTGACAACCTCCTGCCCCACCCCAACACCATCGACGCAGGCTGGGCACGCGAGGTTGGCCGGGAGGCCGCATCCCTGGGGCTCAGCCTGGAGATCGGGGCGCGCGGCCTTACTCCGGCGACGCTCGACTCCTTCCTGAAGCTTATGCCGGAGTTTGGCTCAAAAATGCTCCGCTTCGTGATCGACGGCCCGGGTCACCACCCCTCGCTCGACGTAGTTAAAGAATGGATACGGCATGAGGAGCCGCGTCTGCAGGCCGGCGACCTCACCCTCGCCATCGAGAACCACGACCGCTTCCGCGCGCGCGAGCTCGCGTCCTTCCTCGACCAGGTCGATTCGCCGCGGGTGGGACTCTGCCTCGACACCGCAAACTCGCTCGGCGCGGGGGAAGGGATCGACACCGTGCTCGAGCATCTCGCACGCCACACGATCAACCTGCACCTAAAGGACGTCCAGATCGCCCGGTTCCCGCACATGCTCGGCTTCACCGTGAAGGGCTGCCCCGCCGGCCTCGGGGTGGTCGACTTTGGACAGGTCTTCGAGACCGTGGACTCCACCGGACGTTGCTCGAGCGCACTCGTCGAACTCTGGCCGGAACCCGGACCCGACACCCACGAGACCGTCATGCGCGAGGCACGGTGGGCAGACCAGAGTCTCACCTTTTTTCGAACCCACCACACGAAGTACCTGACATGA
- a CDS encoding cupin domain-containing protein → MPPRPSQPAGKRRARPSPRGKTSNGSTPTPASSVVELGVARRISSLRKETDLTLRELGEKTGLSEGYLSRVENGQTAITLANLARVAEAFATPISAFFDDSEADHPVILRRRGEGKHVWLRGRNGVRVTFLADEKKGKLMEPLIVDVASASEQMPVVGHAGQEFVHVLEGECDYLYGGDRYTLRPGDSMYFDATVPHAALRTNDKPCLLISVVCSEDYRFHGNIARFLDDTAIRLRP, encoded by the coding sequence ATGCCCCCGCGCCCCTCCCAGCCCGCAGGAAAACGACGCGCCCGCCCGTCTCCACGCGGGAAAACGTCCAATGGCTCGACTCCCACCCCGGCGTCGTCCGTGGTCGAACTGGGCGTCGCCCGTCGCATTTCCTCCCTGCGCAAGGAGACCGATCTCACCCTGCGCGAACTCGGCGAGAAGACCGGCCTGAGCGAAGGGTACCTGTCGCGGGTGGAGAACGGACAGACTGCCATCACCCTCGCAAACCTGGCCCGCGTCGCCGAGGCCTTCGCCACGCCCATCTCAGCTTTCTTCGACGACTCGGAGGCCGACCACCCCGTGATCCTGCGACGCCGCGGCGAAGGCAAACATGTGTGGCTCCGGGGCCGCAATGGCGTCCGGGTGACCTTCCTCGCGGATGAAAAGAAAGGGAAGCTGATGGAGCCGCTCATCGTCGATGTCGCCAGTGCGAGCGAGCAAATGCCCGTCGTCGGTCACGCCGGCCAGGAGTTCGTGCATGTGCTCGAAGGCGAGTGCGACTACCTTTACGGCGGCGACCGCTACACGCTGCGGCCAGGCGACTCGATGTACTTCGACGCGACCGTCCCCCACGCCGCGCTGCGGACAAACGACAAGCCGTGCCTCCTGATTTCGGTGGTCTGCTCCGAGGACTACCGTTTCCACGGCAACATCGCCCGATTCCTCGACGACACCGCCATCCGCCTCCGCCCATGA
- a CDS encoding glycoside hydrolase family 140 protein, translating into MKTLLAASLCSTLLLGSLAAAPDRPLRVSDDGRTLVEADGRPFFYQGDTAWELFHASTREDAVLYLRDRAAKGFTVIQTVALGEIDGLNRPNPYGFRPLVDNDPTRPAVKDGPDNDYWDHVDFVITEAEKLGLRIGFLPTWGDKWQLRWGLGPVVFNKENARTYGEWIGRRYKDRAVIWIMGGDRNPETPGEIDLLNAMSEGVRAGDGGRNLMTFHPMGGTGSSDFPQINHWVEFHARQNGHTPEYKEFGKTLDDYNRKPVKPVIDIEPIYEDHPISFKPDELGHSVTADVRRPLYWNLFNGAAGNTYGHHSIWQWYDIGRDPINRPLMTWRQAIHQPGSAQMQHGRWLLLSRDFLNRVPAPELVLADEVTTSVPGTGRYRFSGLRDSDRSWAMIYVPTGRSFTVDTSQVTGDVLRAWWFNPRDGSAALIGEFVRQPKMRFGTPTPGEALDWVLVIDDASKGYPAPGTRL; encoded by the coding sequence GTGAAAACCCTCCTAGCTGCGTCCCTTTGTTCCACCCTGTTACTCGGCTCCCTTGCTGCTGCACCTGATCGTCCGCTCCGTGTGAGCGACGACGGTCGCACGCTGGTGGAGGCCGACGGCCGTCCTTTCTTTTACCAAGGCGACACTGCCTGGGAACTGTTCCATGCCAGCACCCGGGAGGACGCTGTGCTTTACCTGCGCGACCGCGCGGCGAAAGGTTTCACGGTTATTCAGACCGTGGCGCTGGGGGAGATCGACGGCCTCAATCGTCCCAACCCCTACGGCTTTCGCCCGCTCGTGGACAACGATCCGACCCGGCCTGCGGTGAAGGACGGTCCCGACAACGATTATTGGGACCATGTCGACTTTGTCATCACCGAGGCGGAGAAGCTCGGCTTGCGCATCGGTTTCCTCCCCACCTGGGGCGACAAGTGGCAGCTACGCTGGGGCCTCGGGCCCGTGGTGTTCAACAAGGAGAATGCGCGCACATATGGCGAGTGGATCGGGCGGCGCTACAAGGACCGCGCCGTGATCTGGATCATGGGCGGAGACCGCAACCCGGAGACTCCCGGGGAGATCGACCTGCTGAATGCGATGTCCGAGGGCGTGCGCGCCGGTGATGGCGGACGCAACCTGATGACCTTCCATCCGATGGGTGGCACTGGCTCGTCGGATTTTCCCCAGATCAACCATTGGGTTGAATTTCACGCGCGCCAAAACGGCCACACGCCTGAATACAAGGAATTCGGTAAGACACTCGATGACTACAACCGGAAGCCCGTGAAGCCGGTGATCGACATTGAACCGATCTACGAGGACCACCCGATCTCGTTCAAGCCAGACGAACTCGGGCACTCGGTCACCGCCGATGTGCGTCGCCCGCTCTATTGGAACCTCTTCAATGGAGCCGCAGGCAACACCTACGGGCACCATTCGATTTGGCAGTGGTATGACATCGGTCGCGACCCGATCAACCGTCCCCTGATGACCTGGAGGCAGGCGATCCACCAGCCCGGGTCCGCCCAGATGCAACATGGCCGCTGGCTTCTTCTCTCCCGGGATTTCCTCAACCGCGTGCCGGCCCCGGAACTCGTATTGGCGGACGAAGTCACCACTTCCGTCCCGGGCACCGGCCGGTACCGTTTTAGCGGACTCCGCGACTCGGATCGCAGCTGGGCGATGATCTACGTGCCGACCGGCCGTAGTTTCACCGTGGATACGAGCCAGGTCACAGGTGACGTGCTGCGCGCTTGGTGGTTCAATCCGCGCGACGGTTCGGCCGCATTGATCGGCGAGTTCGTACGCCAGCCCAAGATGCGTTTCGGCACACCCACGCCGGGCGAAGCGCTTGACTGGGTGCTTGTCATTGACGATGCCTCAAAGGGGTATCCCGCACCTGGCACACGCCTCTGA
- a CDS encoding sugar ABC transporter substrate-binding protein has translation MKPFLLLLSLVALLVGCGRKDKSPAADAASSPEAKQLTVGVAFETLQTEYWVAGFEAIRQELAKRDIRMLEAVADGDANRQLQQVKTFIARGVDGIIVVPKDAKTCVPLVKAANAAKIPIVLFNRPADLGDAVATAVVADNRALTKETVGFMVEQARKVGGKHKAMIVLGDLGDINAIGRRDGFNDAVAGAGDLIDVVARVPSEWNQEKAQAGVANALRANPDISFIFTSSDFLLPSLVSALKSAGRYHKVGEPGHVILGGFDGDATAYQMLRDGYLDATGVQDVYFEASASVQAVLDQRAGKPVQPLVLDPGFVIHQANLNEMAPRMWGAQVKR, from the coding sequence ATGAAACCATTTCTCCTTCTGCTCTCCCTCGTCGCCCTGCTGGTTGGCTGCGGCCGCAAGGACAAGTCTCCCGCCGCAGATGCCGCTTCCTCCCCGGAGGCAAAACAGCTCACGGTCGGGGTTGCGTTCGAAACGCTGCAGACGGAGTACTGGGTGGCGGGTTTTGAGGCGATCCGACAGGAACTCGCGAAGCGCGATATCCGGATGCTCGAGGCCGTCGCCGACGGTGACGCGAATCGCCAGCTGCAGCAGGTGAAGACTTTTATCGCACGTGGCGTCGACGGCATCATTGTCGTGCCGAAGGACGCCAAGACCTGCGTGCCCCTGGTGAAGGCCGCGAACGCCGCGAAGATCCCGATTGTGCTCTTCAACCGTCCCGCGGACCTGGGCGATGCCGTGGCGACGGCGGTGGTCGCGGACAACCGAGCGCTCACCAAGGAAACCGTCGGGTTCATGGTCGAGCAGGCGCGCAAGGTCGGCGGGAAGCACAAGGCGATGATCGTTCTCGGCGACCTCGGTGACATCAATGCGATCGGACGCCGCGACGGCTTTAACGACGCCGTGGCGGGCGCCGGCGACCTCATCGATGTCGTGGCACGCGTTCCCTCGGAGTGGAACCAGGAAAAGGCGCAGGCTGGCGTTGCAAATGCCCTCCGCGCGAACCCTGACATCTCGTTTATCTTCACCTCGTCCGACTTCCTTCTTCCCTCGCTGGTCTCGGCGCTCAAGTCGGCCGGGCGCTACCACAAGGTGGGTGAACCGGGCCATGTGATTTTGGGCGGCTTCGACGGTGATGCGACCGCGTACCAGATGCTCCGCGACGGGTATCTCGACGCCACGGGTGTCCAGGATGTCTACTTCGAGGCCTCGGCCTCCGTGCAGGCCGTCCTCGACCAGCGCGCGGGCAAGCCGGTGCAGCCGCTCGTGCTCGACCCCGGCTTTGTCATTCACCAGGCAAACCTGAACGAAATGGCGCCGCGCATGTGGGGAGCACAGGTCAAGCGCTGA
- a CDS encoding ABC transporter permease, which produces MFLRIRQFLTPTSGAPALLAVVLAAGFLAAAFLVPGFGTADNLLGLIAYLAPVLLLAIGMTLVVITGGIDLSVTAVVALVSVTAARVLTLPQVLTFPTVLQLVIAAGVALAVGLIIGLLNGFLITRTGMPSFIVTLAMMMLGSGVAVWSTGSQVIGGLPSGLLELGQRMSTAIGVAAAVLVLAELCLARTVMGRWLFAVGRNPVASLISAVPVRLVTLGAFVASSCLASLASLLLTARLETGSPVMGRELLLDAIGATVVGGTRLSGGFGRPLWTLVGVLFFAVLDNALNLLNVSYFAIMMIKGAVILVAAIAGSVKGRDAV; this is translated from the coding sequence GTGTTTCTGCGCATCAGGCAGTTTCTCACGCCTACTTCCGGAGCCCCTGCGCTGCTTGCGGTCGTCCTCGCTGCAGGTTTTCTGGCCGCGGCCTTTCTGGTACCCGGCTTTGGCACGGCGGACAACCTCCTCGGACTGATCGCCTACCTGGCGCCGGTGCTCTTGTTGGCGATTGGAATGACCCTCGTGGTCATTACTGGCGGTATCGACCTTTCTGTGACCGCTGTCGTGGCGCTCGTCAGCGTCACGGCTGCGCGGGTGCTCACGCTCCCGCAGGTGCTTACTTTTCCAACCGTCCTTCAGCTCGTCATCGCGGCCGGGGTGGCGCTGGCAGTCGGGCTGATCATCGGTCTGCTCAACGGCTTTTTGATCACGCGCACAGGGATGCCCTCGTTTATCGTGACCCTCGCCATGATGATGCTTGGAAGCGGCGTGGCGGTTTGGTCGACGGGTTCGCAGGTCATTGGTGGCTTGCCGTCCGGACTCCTCGAGTTGGGGCAGAGAATGTCGACAGCGATTGGCGTGGCCGCCGCCGTGCTGGTCCTTGCCGAGCTGTGCCTCGCGCGAACCGTGATGGGACGCTGGTTGTTTGCCGTTGGCCGCAACCCGGTGGCTTCTCTCATATCCGCGGTTCCGGTTCGGCTTGTCACCTTGGGAGCCTTTGTCGCCTCCTCGTGCCTGGCGTCCCTCGCGTCGCTTCTCCTGACCGCGCGGCTTGAAACCGGGTCTCCAGTCATGGGCAGGGAACTCCTTCTCGACGCCATCGGCGCAACCGTGGTGGGAGGCACCCGTCTGTCCGGTGGCTTTGGCCGACCGCTTTGGACCCTTGTCGGCGTGCTGTTTTTCGCCGTCCTGGACAATGCGCTCAACCTTTTGAATGTGTCCTACTTCGCGATCATGATGATCAAGGGAGCAGTCATCCTCGTTGCTGCGATCGCAGGCTCGGTCAAGGGAAGGGACGCCGTATGA
- a CDS encoding sugar ABC transporter ATP-binding protein translates to MSDAPFLVASSIAKSFGGVSVLKDVSFSVARGEILGLVGENGAGKSTLMNLIGGNLRADGGRLQLGGADYAPHGPQEAEVAGVAVIHQELNLFPNLSVGENLFLRHLPRKWGGLIDRGRLHADSRALLSQVGLDIDPARLVSELSPGQRQQVEIAKAVGARARLILFDEPTTSLARPEAERLFALMRRLAEQGVAMIFISHALDDVLALCSRVVALRDGRKAGEGAASELTRDTLIRWMIGRSLEQLFPTRKGKPGDKVLLTVKDLAGPPYDQGASLALRNGEILGISGLMGAGRTEFARMLFGVDPAKGGSVILSQGGDVSTAAPRLRTRRGMAFLTENRQAEGLCLDAGVAENLTLVTLSRHSSGPLGWLSRERLSAAVATARRQVAIDPKATDVLPVRALSGGNQQKVVLGKWLLAEPDVLIVDEPTRGIDVGAKFEIYRLLMERADSGAGVIMISSELEELIGVCDRILVMAEGRFTDELIRGDFSRERILNSSLFRKGGAVA, encoded by the coding sequence ATGAGCGATGCACCCTTTCTCGTCGCGTCTTCGATCGCGAAATCGTTTGGCGGAGTATCTGTTCTGAAGGACGTCAGTTTTTCCGTGGCCCGGGGTGAAATCCTCGGTCTCGTTGGCGAAAACGGAGCCGGCAAATCCACCCTGATGAACCTGATCGGCGGAAACCTCCGCGCCGATGGCGGAAGGCTCCAGCTTGGTGGCGCGGACTACGCTCCCCACGGCCCGCAGGAGGCTGAAGTGGCAGGGGTCGCCGTGATTCACCAGGAGTTGAATCTCTTTCCCAACCTCTCCGTCGGTGAAAACCTGTTCCTGCGTCATCTGCCGCGCAAATGGGGCGGTCTGATTGATCGCGGCCGCCTTCATGCCGACAGTCGCGCATTGCTTTCGCAGGTGGGCCTGGACATCGATCCCGCGAGGCTGGTGTCCGAACTTTCGCCCGGGCAGCGGCAACAGGTGGAGATTGCCAAGGCGGTGGGTGCACGGGCGCGGTTGATTCTCTTTGATGAGCCGACGACGTCTCTTGCGCGCCCCGAAGCGGAGCGCTTGTTCGCACTCATGCGACGGCTCGCCGAGCAGGGCGTCGCGATGATTTTCATTTCGCATGCGCTGGATGACGTGCTGGCACTGTGCTCGCGTGTGGTGGCGCTGCGCGACGGGCGGAAGGCAGGCGAGGGCGCGGCGTCGGAACTTACCCGTGATACCTTGATTCGCTGGATGATTGGACGCTCGCTCGAACAACTCTTCCCCACGCGAAAAGGCAAACCAGGCGACAAAGTCCTTCTCACAGTCAAGGATCTCGCAGGCCCTCCGTATGACCAGGGCGCGAGCCTGGCGTTGCGCAACGGGGAGATTCTCGGGATTTCCGGCCTCATGGGCGCGGGGCGCACCGAATTTGCCCGGATGCTCTTTGGCGTAGATCCCGCAAAGGGAGGATCTGTCATCCTCTCCCAGGGTGGCGACGTGTCGACGGCGGCGCCTCGTCTGCGGACACGGCGTGGCATGGCATTCCTGACCGAGAATCGGCAGGCGGAGGGTCTCTGCCTCGATGCCGGCGTCGCCGAGAATCTGACGCTGGTGACACTGTCCCGCCATTCAAGCGGCCCGTTGGGCTGGCTTTCACGCGAGCGCTTGTCGGCTGCCGTTGCGACGGCCAGGCGTCAGGTCGCAATCGATCCAAAAGCCACTGACGTGTTGCCGGTTCGCGCCTTGAGCGGCGGCAACCAACAAAAGGTGGTGCTTGGAAAATGGCTGCTCGCGGAACCTGACGTGTTGATCGTCGACGAGCCCACGCGCGGCATCGACGTGGGCGCAAAGTTCGAGATCTACCGTCTCCTGATGGAACGAGCAGATTCCGGCGCGGGTGTGATCATGATTTCCTCCGAACTTGAGGAGCTGATTGGCGTGTGTGATCGAATCCTCGTGATGGCCGAGGGCCGGTTTACGGATGAGTTGATCAGGGGTGATTTTTCCCGTGAACGCATCTTGAATTCTTCCCTTTTTAGGAAAGGCGGGGCGGTGGCATGA
- a CDS encoding ABC transporter permease: MKDVSRFLINRAPLILWLVVVAWFALTTERFLSVNNLVSIGVQASSTGVLAVGMVFVLVLGGVDLSVGSLMFVAAAVAGKMVLAGLPLPVAIAATVGIAVVWGLGVGTVVVRWRVASFIVTLALLFVGRGFGLFLTETRAMNLPDAVLQLGSLPVLGVPLPAWIFGLTLVAGHMLLSSHAIGRHLLAAGVDPVGARKAGLPVDRLRVLAFVLCALSAAIATWITLGQLGSVSPKFGEGKEFAAIAAAVIGGTSLQGGRANLFPGVLLGALLVQTIENGLVVANADPYLYPIVTSLVILAAVALDALRHRVART; the protein is encoded by the coding sequence ATGAAGGATGTTTCCCGTTTCCTGATCAACCGGGCGCCACTGATCCTCTGGCTGGTGGTGGTGGCGTGGTTCGCGCTCACCACCGAGCGTTTTCTCTCCGTCAATAATCTTGTCAGCATTGGCGTGCAGGCGTCGTCCACGGGCGTCCTTGCCGTGGGCATGGTGTTTGTGCTGGTGCTGGGCGGCGTCGATCTTTCCGTGGGCTCCTTGATGTTTGTTGCGGCTGCGGTGGCCGGCAAGATGGTACTCGCCGGACTCCCTCTGCCTGTCGCGATCGCGGCGACTGTTGGCATTGCGGTTGTTTGGGGTCTCGGCGTGGGCACCGTGGTGGTTCGCTGGCGGGTCGCCTCTTTCATCGTGACGCTCGCGCTCCTTTTTGTGGGACGAGGTTTCGGCCTATTCCTCACTGAAACGAGGGCGATGAACCTGCCGGATGCCGTCCTTCAACTTGGGTCGCTGCCTGTGCTGGGGGTCCCGCTTCCCGCCTGGATTTTCGGGCTGACGCTGGTGGCCGGGCACATGCTGCTGTCGTCTCATGCGATCGGCCGCCATCTTCTCGCGGCTGGAGTGGACCCGGTGGGAGCGCGAAAGGCCGGTCTCCCCGTCGACAGGCTTCGTGTCCTCGCCTTTGTGTTGTGCGCTTTGAGCGCAGCCATTGCCACTTGGATCACGTTGGGGCAGCTCGGTTCGGTTTCGCCCAAATTTGGCGAGGGCAAGGAGTTTGCCGCAATCGCTGCAGCGGTGATCGGCGGCACGAGTCTGCAGGGAGGCCGGGCGAACCTCTTTCCGGGTGTCCTGCTCGGGGCCCTGCTTGTTCAGACGATTGAAAATGGACTGGTTGTGGCGAACGCCGATCCTTACTTGTATCCGATCGTCACGAGCTTGGTCATTCTCGCAGCCGTTGCGCTGGATGCACTTAGGCATCGCGTGGCCCGCACATAG